A genomic segment from Glycine max cultivar Williams 82 chromosome 1, Glycine_max_v4.0, whole genome shotgun sequence encodes:
- the LOC100804078 gene encoding receptor-like protein 7, which translates to MPFYLLFLCNHIHVVSGICLDDQRSLLLQLKNNFTFISESRSKLKSWNPSHDCCGWIGVSCDNEGHVTSLDLDGESISGEFHDSSVLFSLQHLQKLNLADNNFSSVIPSGFKKLNKLTYLNLSHAGFAGQVPIHISQMTRLVTLDLSSSFSTGEVLKQLEIPNLQKLVQNLTSIRKLYLDGVSVTVPGHEWCSALISLHDLQELRMSYCNVSGPLDASLARLANLSVIVLDYNNISSPVPETFARFKNLTILGLVNCGLTGTFPQKIFNIGTLLVIDISLNNNLHGFLPDFPLSGSLQTLRVSNTNFAGAFPHSIGNLRNLSELDLSFCGFNGTIPNSLSNLTKLSYLYLSYNNFTGPMTSFDILDVRKNNLSGSIPSSLFTLPLLQEIRLSHNQFSQLDELVDVSSSILHTLDLRSNNLSGPFPTSIYQLSTLSVLQLSSNKFNGSVQLNKLFELKNFTSLELSLNNLSINVNVTIVSPSSFLSISNLRLASCNLKTFPSFLRNLSRLTYLDLSDNQIQGLVPKWIWKLQNLQTLNISHNLLTELEGPLQNLTSSLSTLDLHHNKLQGPLPVFPKYANILDYSSNKFSSFIPQDIGYYLSSTFFLSLSNNTLHGSIPSSLCNASSLRLLDISMNNISGTIPSCLMTMSGTLEILNLKTNNLSGPIPDTIPGSCGLSTLNLHGNQFNGSIPKSLAYCSMLEALDLGSNQIIGGFPCFLKEISMLRVLVLRNNKFQGFLRCSNANMTWEMLQIMDIAFNNFSGKLPRKHFTAWKGNIMHDEDEAGTKFIEKVFYESDDGALYYQDSVTVVSKGLKQELVKILTIFTCIDFSSNHFEGSIPEELMDFKALYILNLSNNALSGKIPSSIGNMIQLESLDLSQNSLSGEIPVELARLSFISYLNLSFNNLVGQIPTGTQIQSFSASSFEGNDGLFGPPLTEKPDGKKQGVLPQPECGRLACTIDWNFVSVELGLVFGHGIVFGPLLIWKRWRVWYWQLIHKILCWIFPQMYLEYVTHRSGQTYTTLRWRN; encoded by the exons ATGCCGTTCTATTTGTTGTTCCTCTGTAACCACATCCATGTTGTTTCCGGCATTTGTCTCGATGATCAGAGGTCTTTGCTGCTCCAACTCAAGAACAACTTCACGTTCATCTCAGAAAGTAGAAGCAAGTTGAAGTCGTGGAATCCGAGTCATGATTGTTGTGGGTGGATAGGGGTGTCTTGTGACAATGAGGGACATGTTACTAGCCTTGACCTCGATGGAGAATCAATCTCTGGTGAATTTCACGATTCGAGTGTTCTTTTCAGTCTCCAACATCTCCAGAAACTGAATTTGGCTGATAACAATTTCAGTTCTGTAATTCCATCTGGATTTAAGAAGTTGAATAAGTTAACTTATCTGAATTTGTCACATGCTGGCTTTGCGGGTCAGGTTCCAATACATATTTCTCAGATGACAAGGTTGGTTACTCTTGATCTCTCCTCTTCTTTTTCAACAGGGGAAGTGCTGAAACAACTTGAGATCCCAAATCTACAAAAGCTTGTCCAAAATCTCACCAGTATTAGGAAACTGTATCTGGATGGTGTAAGTGTAACAGTTCCAGGACACGAATGGTGCAGTGCATTGATCTCACTCCATGACCTGCAAGAACTTAGAATGTCATATTGTAATGTCTCAGGTCCGCTAGATGCTTCCCTTGCAAGACTTGCGAATCTATCAGTCATTGTTCTTGATTACAACAATATATCATCCCCAGTGCCAGAAACATTTGCACGTTTCAAAAATCTGACCATCCTAGGTCTTGTTAATTGCGGGTTGACCGGAACATTTCCACAGAAGATCTTTAACATTGGAACATTGTTAGTTATTGACATATCTTTGAACAACAATCTACATGGTTTCCTTCCTGACTTTCCATTGAGTGGATCTCTCCAAACCTTAAGAGTAAGTAACACTAACTTTGCTGGAGCATTTCCACACTCTATTGGTAACTTGAGAAACTTATCTGAATTGGATCTTTCTTTTTGTGGATTTAATGGAACAATTCCCAATTCACTGTCAAACCTAACAAAACTCAGTTACCTGTATCTGTCATATAACAACTTCACAGGTCCAATGACATCATTTG ACATCCTTgatgtaagaaaaaataatctctCTGGGAGCATTCCTTCATCCCTTTTTACACTCCCACTGTTGCAAGAGATCCGGCTTTCCCACAATCAATTTAGTCAACTAGATGAATTGGTTGATGTGTCTTCTTCTATATTACACACCCTAGATTTACGTAGCAACAATCTATCAGGGCCTTTTCCAACATCTATCTACCAACTCAGTACACTCTCTGTCCTCCAACTTTCTTCAAACAAGTTCAACGGGTCGGTGCAGTTGAATAAGCTTTTTGAGCTTAAAAATTTTACCAGCCTAGAACTTTCACTCAACAACTTATCAATCAATGTAAATGTTACAATTGTTAGCCCATCTTCATTTCTCAGCATTAGCAATCTAAGATTGGCTTCCTGCAACTTGAAAACTTTCCCTAGTTTTCTGAGAAACCTGTCCAGATTAACCTATCTAGATCTTTCAGATAACCAGATTCAAGGATTAGTTCCTAAATGGATTTGGAAACTACAAAATCTCCAGACCCTTAATATTTCTCACAATTTGTTGACTGAGTTGGAGGGACCTTTGCAGAATCTTACGTCCAGCTTGTCTACCCTTGACCTTCATCACAATAAACTTCAGGGACCATTACCTGTTTTCCCTAAATATGCTAACATTTTGGATTACTCAAGCAATAAATTTAGCTCTTTTATCCCACAAGATATTGGTTATTACCTGTCTTccacattttttctctctctttcaaatAATACTTTGCATGGCAGTATCCCCAGTTCCCTCTGCAATGCTTCATCACTTCGACTGCTTGATATTTCCATGAATAACATTTCTGGAACAATTCCCTCTTGTTTAATGACGATGAGTGGCACTCTTGAGATATTAAATTTGAAGACCAACAATTTGTCAGGCCCTATTCCTGATACAATTCCAGGTTCCTGTGGTTTGTCGACTTTAAATCTTCATGGAAATCAATTCAATGGGTCAATTCCAAAGTCTCTTGCTTATTGCTCAATGTTAGAGGCATTGGACCTtggatcaaatcaaataattggTGGCTTTCCATGCTTTTTGAAGGAAATATCCATGCTTCGTGTCTTGGTTTTACGGAACAACAAATTCCAGGGTTTCCTAAGATGTTCTAATGCCAATATGACTTGGGAAATGCTTCAAATTATGGACATCGCTTTCAACAATTTCAGTGGCAAACTTCCAAGAAAACATTTCACAGCCTGGAAAGgaaatataatgcatgatgaAGATGAAGCCGGAACAAAGTTTATAGAGAAGGTTTTTTATGAATCCGATGATGGTGCTCTATATTATCAAGATAGTGTGACAGTTGTCAGCAAAGGTCTAAAGCAGGAGTTGGTTAAAATTTTGACAATATTCACGTGCATTGATTTCTCATCCAACCATTTTGAAGGATCTATACCAGAGGAGTTAATGGATTTCAAAGCACTCTATATCCTGAACTTGTCAAACAATGCTTTGTCTGGTAAAATCCCATCATCCATAGGTAATATGATACAACTAGAGTCTTTGGACCTTTCACAAAACTCCTTGAGTGGAGAAATTCCTGTGGAACTTGCAAGATTGTCATTCATTTCGTACTTAAACCTCTCATTCAATAATTTGGTGGGACAGATCCCAACAGGTACCCAAATTCAGTCATTTTCAGCTTCTTCCTTTGAAGGCAATGATGGGCTATTTGGTCCTCCATTGACTGAAAAACCAGATGGAAAAAAGCAAGGGGTGCTGCCACAACCAGAATGTGGAAGGCTAGCTTGCACAATTGATTGGAATTTTGTTAGTGTTGAACTGGGATTGGTTTTTGGTCATGGAATTGTTTTTGGTCCACTCTTGATTTGGAAGCGGTGGAGGGTATGGTATTGGCAACTTATTCACAAAATTctttgttggatcttccctcAAATGTATCTTGAATATGTAACCCATAGATCAGGACAAACGTACACAACTTTAAGGTGGAGGAATTAG